A stretch of the Psychroserpens sp. Hel_I_66 genome encodes the following:
- a CDS encoding PLP-dependent cysteine synthase family protein, translating to MKKDIQVFDNVLQLIGKTPLIKLNKMTKDFDGDFYAKVEAFNPGHSSKDRIALHIIEKAEKQGILSPGDTIIETTSGNTGFSIAMVSIIKGYNCILAVSSKSSPDKIDMLKSMGAQVYVCPANVSADDSRSYYQVAKRLHNEIKGSVYINQYFNELNLDAHYHSTGPEIWEQTEGEITHLVACSGTGGTISGISKYLKEQNPNVKVIGVDAFGSVLKKYHETREFDEKEIYPYRIEGLGKNLIPTATDFDLIDKFIKVTDEESAHTAREVSKTEGLFVGYTSGAAMQALKQLNEEGEFKKGDKVVVIFPDHGSRYMSKVYSDKWMEAQGFFDSKSEVSEKIQYIK from the coding sequence ATGAAAAAAGACATACAAGTATTTGATAATGTTTTACAATTAATTGGTAAAACTCCCCTCATCAAATTAAATAAGATGACTAAAGATTTTGACGGAGATTTTTATGCTAAAGTCGAAGCTTTTAATCCAGGTCACTCTTCAAAAGATAGAATTGCACTTCATATAATAGAAAAAGCTGAAAAGCAAGGTATTTTATCACCAGGCGATACAATTATTGAAACCACTTCTGGTAATACAGGTTTTAGTATCGCAATGGTAAGTATCATAAAGGGGTATAACTGTATTTTGGCTGTAAGCTCAAAATCATCTCCAGATAAAATAGACATGTTAAAATCTATGGGAGCACAGGTTTATGTGTGTCCAGCAAACGTAAGTGCAGATGATTCTCGTTCTTATTACCAAGTAGCAAAACGTTTACACAATGAGATCAAAGGCTCTGTTTATATCAATCAGTATTTTAACGAACTTAATTTAGACGCTCATTACCATTCTACTGGTCCAGAAATTTGGGAACAGACCGAAGGTGAGATTACACACCTTGTAGCTTGCAGTGGAACGGGAGGGACAATCTCTGGAATTTCTAAATATCTGAAAGAGCAAAACCCTAACGTTAAAGTGATTGGTGTTGATGCTTTTGGGTCTGTGTTGAAAAAATATCATGAGACACGTGAATTTGATGAAAAAGAAATTTATCCGTATCGTATAGAAGGTTTAGGTAAAAACTTAATTCCTACAGCTACAGATTTTGACTTAATCGATAAGTTCATAAAAGTAACCGATGAAGAAAGTGCTCACACAGCACGAGAAGTTTCTAAAACAGAAGGATTGTTTGTGGGTTACACAAGTGGAGCAGCAATGCAAGCCTTAAAACAACTTAATGAAGAAGGAGAGTTCAAAAAAGGAGATAAAGTAGTTGTTATCTTTCCAGATCATGGATCGCGTTATATGAGTAAAGTCTACAGTGATAAGTGGATGGAAGCTCAGGGATTTTTTGATAGTAAAAGTGAAGTTTCCGAGAAAATTCAGTATATAAAATAA